One Triticum dicoccoides isolate Atlit2015 ecotype Zavitan chromosome 4B, WEW_v2.0, whole genome shotgun sequence genomic window carries:
- the LOC119294951 gene encoding calcium-transporting ATPase 3, endoplasmic reticulum-type-like: MEDAYAKSAAEVLQAFGVDRTKGLSDSQVEQHALLHGKNVLPQEESTPFWKLVLKQFDDLLVKILIAAAVVSFLLARLNGETGLTAFLEPSVIFMILAANAAVGVITETNAEKALEELRAYQADVATVLRNGCFSILPATELVPGDIVEVGVGCKVPADMRMVEMLSHQLRVDQAILTGESCSVAKELDSTSAMNAVYQDKTNILFSGTVVVAGRARAVVIGVGSNTAMGSIRDAMLRTEDEATPLKKKLDEFGTFLAKVIAGICILVWVVNIGHFRDPSHGGFLRGAIHYFKVAVALAVAAIPEGLPAVVTTCLALGTKRMARLNAIVRSLPSVETLGCTTVICSDKTGTLTTNMMSVSKVCVVRSVHQRPITDEYSISGTTFAPDGFIYDASENQLEFPPQSPCLLHIAMCSALCNESTLQYNPDKKSYEKIGESTEVALRVLVEKVGLPGFDSMPSALNMLTKHERASYCNHYWENQFRKISVLDFSRDRKMMSVLCSRKQQEIMFSKGAPESVMARCTHILCNDDGSSVPLTMDIRNELEARFQSFAGKDTLRCLALALKRMPEGQQSLSYDDEANLTFIGLVGMLDPPRDEVHSAIHSCMSAGIRVIVVTGDNKSTAESLCRQIGAFEHLDDFTGYSYTASEFEGLPPLERANALRRMVLFSRVEPSHKKMLVEALQSHNEVVAMTGDGVNDAPALKKADIGIAMGSGTAVAKSASDMVLADDNFATIVAAVAEGRAIYNNTKQFIRYMISSNIGEVVCIFVAAVLGMPDTLVPVQLLWVNLVTDGLPATAIGFNKPDGNIMAVKPRKVNEAVVSGWLFFRYLVIGAYVGLATIAGFVWWFVYSEDGPRLPYSELINFDSCSTRQTSYPCSIFEDRHPSTVSMTVLVVVEMFNALNNLSENQSLLVIHPWSNLWLVGSIILTMLLHVAVLYTEPLSALFSVSPLTLAEWKVVLYLSFPVILIDEVLKFFSRRPQAWSFPLRLWRREMLPKEARDN; encoded by the exons ATGGAAGACGCCTACGCCAAGTCCGCCGCGGAG GTGCTCCAAGCGTTCGGCGTGGACCGGACCAAGGGCCTCTCCGACTCGCAG GTGGAGCAGCATGCCTTGCTTCACGGCAAAAACG TGCTGCCCCAAGAAGAAA GTACCCCCTTCTGGAAGTTAGTTTTGAAACAGTTTGATGATTTACTCGTCAAAATATTGATAGCAGCTGCTGTGGTATCCTTCCTTTTGGCTCGATTGAATGGTGAAACTGGATTAACAGCATTTTTGGAACCATCT GTCATATTTATGATATTAGCAGCAAATGCAGCAGTTGGTGTGATCACAGAAACAAATGCTGAAAAAGCTCTCGAG GAGTTGCGAGCATATCAAGCAGATGTTGCAACGGTGCTTCGCAATG GTTGCTTTTCTATACTTCCAGCAACAGAACTTGTCCCTGGAGATATTGTAGAAGTGGGAG TTGGTTGCAAAGTTCCAGCTGACATGAGAATGGTTGAAATGCTAAGCCATCAATTGCGTGTTGACCAGGCAATTCTGACAG GGGAAAGCTGTTCAGTGGCTAAAGAGCTTGATTCAACTTCAGCAATGAATGCTGTCTACCAGGACAAAACAAACATTCTTTTCTCG GGTACTGTTGTTGTAGCTGGTAGAGCAAGAGCTGTCGTTATTGGTGTTGGTTCTAATACTGCAATGGGAAGTATACGTGATGCAATGCTGAGAACAGAGGAT GAAGCGACTCCACTGAAGAAAAAACTGGACGAATTTGGCACATTTCTGGCAAAG gTTATAGCAGGGATCTGTATTCTTGTTTGGGTTGTAAATATTGGCCATTTCCGAGATCCTTCTCATGGTGGCTTTCTTAGGGGTGCCATTCATTATTTTAAG GTAGCAGTTGCCCTTGCTGTTGCAGCCATTCCAGAAGGTCTCCCAGCTGTAGTAACAAC GTGCTTAGCTCTTGGTACCAAGAGAATGGCTCGCTTGAATGCCATCGTAAGGTCTTTGCCCTCTGTGGAGACATTAGGATGCACAACAGTCATTTGCAGTGACAAAACTGGCACTCTTACGACAAACATGATGTCAGTGTCTAAG GTATGTGTTGTGCGGTCTGTGCACCAGAGACCAATAACTGATGAGTACTCTATTAGTGGAACCACATTTGCTCCTGATGGGTTTATATATGACGCCAGTGAAAATCAG CTGGAGTTTCCTCCTCAGTCCCCATGTCTCCTTCATATAGCCATGTGTTCAGCTCTTTGCAATGAGTCCACTTTACAGTACAATCCTGATAAAAAAAGTTATGAGAAGATTGGAGAGTCCACTGAAGTTGCTCTGCGCGTTCTGGTGGAGAAG GTCGGTCTTCCTGGCTTTGATTCGATGCCTTCAGCTCTGAACATGCTAACTAAGCATGAGCGTGCATCGTACTGCAATCACTATTGGGAAAATCAGTTCAGAAAG ATATCAGTTCTAGACTTTTCCCGAGATCGCAAAATGATGAGCGTCCTTTGCAGTCGAAAACAACAGGAGATTATGTTTTCAAAAGGTGCCCCTGAAAGTGTAATGGCAAGATGCACACATATATTGTGCAATGATGATGGGTCTTCTGTACCATTGACTATGGACATACGTAATGAGCTGGAAGCTAGATTTCAAAG TTTTGCAGGAAAAGATACCCTAAGGTGCCTAGCATTAGCATTAAAACGAATGCCAGAAGGCCAACAAAGTCTTTCCTATGATGATGAGGCAAATTTAACATTTATTGGATTG GTTGGGATGCTTGACCCTCCAAGAGATGAAGTTCACAGTGCTATCCATTCTTGTATGTCAGCAGGGATTCGTGTTATTGTTGTTACTGGGGATAACAAG TCCACTGCAGAATCTCTATGTCGGCAAATTGGTGCGTTTGAGCATTTAGATGACTTTACAGGGTATTCATATACAGCATCAGAATTTGAAGGGCTTCCTCCTTTGGAAAGGGCAAATGCATTGCGAAGGATGGTTCTGTTCTCCAG AGTGGAACCTTCTCATAAGAAGATGCTTGTTGAAGCCTTGCAATCACATAATGAAGTG GTTGCAATGACTGGTGATGGAGTCAATGATGCACCTGCCCTGAAAAAAGCAGATATAGGAATAGCTATGGGATCAGGAACTGCTGTTGCAAAG AGTGCTTCAGATATGGTATTGGCTGATGACAACTTTGCTACAATTGTTGCA GCTGTTGCAGAGGGAAGGGCCATATATAATAACACCAAGCAGTTTATTCGATACATGATTTCATCAAATATTGGGGAGGTAGTTTGTATTTTTGTGGCAGCGGTGCTTGGGATGCCTGACACACTTGTACCT GTCCAGCTACTCTGGGTAAACCTTGTTACTGACGGGTTGCCTGCAACTGCAATTGGTTTTAACAAGCCTGATGGCAATATCATGGCAGTTAAGCCTCGTAAG GTGAACGAAGCTGTGGTCAGTGGATGGCTCTTTTTCCGCTATTTAGTCATTGGTG CTTATGTTGGTCTTGCCACTATAGCGGGGTTCGTTTGGTGGTTTGTTTATTCTGAAGATGGTCCTAGACTACCATACTCTGAATTG ATCAATTTTGATTCATGTTCAACCAGGCAAACTTCATATCCTTGCAGCATCTTTGAGGATCGCCATCCATCAACTGTTTCAATGACTGTTCTTGTTGTTGTCGAGATGTTTAATGCCTTGAATAACCTAAGTGAAAATCAATCTCTACT TGTCATTCACCCATGGAGTAACCTATGGCTTGTTGGGTCAATCATTCTGACAATGCTTCTTCACGTAGCAGTCTTGTATACGGAACCCCTGTCAGCTCTTTTCTCA GTGTCTCCATTAACTTTGGCTGAGTGGAAAGTTGTTCTTTACCTATCCTTCCCT GTAATTTTGATCGATGAGGTGTTGAAATTTttctcaagaagacctcaag CTTGGAGTTTTCCTTTACGGTTATGGAGACGCGAAATGCTTCCTAAAGAAGCCCGAGATAATTAA